In Brachybacterium saurashtrense, the genomic stretch GACAGAACAAGAGGTAAGAACAGTGGCTCTCCCTCCCCTCACCCCTGAGCAGCGCGCCGAGGCCCTGAAGAAGGCCGCCGAGGCCCGCCGCGAGCGCGCCGCGATCAAGGCGCGCCTCAAGGACAGCGCCGGTCACCGCGGCGAGGAGATCAAGAAGGTCCTCGACGAGGCCGAGACCAACGAGATCGTCGGCCGCCTGCGCGTCTCCGCCCTGCTGGAGGCCCTGCCCG encodes the following:
- the mihF gene encoding integration host factor, actinobacterial type; the encoded protein is MALPPLTPEQRAEALKKAAEARRERAAIKARLKDSAGHRGEEIKKVLDEAETNEIVGRLRVSALLEALPGVGKVKAQQIMEEIGISPSRKIRGLGSHQAEKLVAHFAE